A stretch of Calditrichota bacterium DNA encodes these proteins:
- a CDS encoding type II toxin-antitoxin system RelE/ParE family toxin: protein MNIKFSSSARKFIEKSGKREQEKIRLKIKMLLQTIEESGFIPFQELHIRKLKGEWQGFYRMRIGAIRVIFRIDREQRVIYVYDIDYRGSVY from the coding sequence ATGAACATAAAATTTAGCTCCAGTGCCCGCAAATTTATTGAAAAGTCCGGTAAGAGAGAGCAAGAAAAAATTCGGCTGAAGATTAAAATGCTGCTGCAAACCATTGAAGAATCCGGCTTCATACCATTTCAAGAATTACACATACGGAAACTCAAAGGTGAATGGCAGGGTTTCTACAGAATGCGCATTGGAGCCATTCGTGTTATTTTCCGCATCGATAGAGAGCAAAGAGTTATTTATGTATATGATATTGATTATCGCGGAAGCGTGTATTAA